DNA from Fusobacterium sp.:
AGGTGTCATTGGACTTGTCTGCTTCAGTGATAAACAGAAAAAAAAGATACTTTCTGACATTGATTCATACTTAAATTTTACAAAACAAATAGCTGAATTTATAGGGATAAAATTCTATGAATATCAAGAAAATCTTATGCAAAAAGATAGAGAATCTACTTTAAATACAATAATTGATAATATCAGCAAAGGTGTCATAATCAGTGACTGTAATGATGTTATCATTAAGATAAACAACATTGCTATTACCAAATTAAAGCTTAAATCAGATGTTTTAGGAAAAACTATGAAACTTGTCAGTCAAAATGACTATCTTATGAATGAAGAAGTTTTTAACATGGTAATAGAAAATGAAGAATACAATGTTGCTGGAAAAATAATTCCTTTAAAGTCTTTCAATAAAACAAGAAGCAACGCTTTTGTTTTTGAAGATGTAAAAAAAATCAGTAGAAATATTCTTGAAATAACAAGCAGTGACAATATGATCACTTTAGAAAATATTCATGGAACTTCTGCTGCTACACAATATCTCAAAGAAAACATTCAAAAAATAGCTAATACTAATTCTACAGTTCTCATTACAGGAGAAAGTGGAACTGGTAAGGAACTGGTGGCTCGTTCTCTTCATTCACATGGAAACAGAAGAAACAAACCTTTTGTTGTAATAAACTGTTCTGCTATTCCAGATACTCTTCTGGAAAGTGAACTTTTTGGATATGTAAAGGGAGCATTTACTGGAGCCAGTCAAAATGGACGTATGGGAAAATTTGAGCTCGCTAATACAGGAGTTATTTTTCTTGATGAAATAGGAGATATGCCTCTTTATCTTCAAGCTAAAATATTGAGAGTAATTCAAGAAAAGAAGATAGAACGTATAGGTTCAAATAAAAGTATTGATTTAGATATAAAAATAATTGCTGCCACTAATGTAGATTTAGAAAAAAAAATAATGGAGCAGAAATTCAGAGGGGATTTATACTATAGATTGAATGTAATTCCTATCAAACTTCTTCCATTGAGAGAAAGAAAAGAAGATATTCTTCCCATTATCAACAGCTTGATAGATAAATATAACAAGCTTTCAGACAAATATGTTCATTCAATAGATGATGATGTAAAAAGGGCTCTTATCAAATATGAATGGCCTGGAAATGTGAGAGAACTAGAAAATGTCATGGAACTTATGATAAATATGAGCGGAAGCAATGGTATAATTTCTTCAGATCTTCTTCCTGAAAATATTCTTCATCACTATGACAATATTTCTTCATCTATAGATGAATTACTTATTAATGATAAACTAGAACTGGAAGATTTTGAAAAAATAGAAAAGATGTATATAGAGAAATCTCTAAAAAAATATGGTGATGATACTGAAAGTAAAAAATATATAGCTGATAAGATGAATATTGGTCTTACTACTCTATATAGAAAAATGAAAAAATATGATATAAAGTAATGGAGGAATCTATGAAAAACTTAAATCTTCTAATAAAGCCTGCTTCAAGCAGCTGCAATCTTAGATGCAGATACTGCTTTTACCATGATATAGCAGATAATAGGAAGATACCAAATTATGGAATAATGAATGATACTACCCTTGAAAATATGGTTAGAAATGCTTTTCAGACTGCTGAAAATTCTCTTAACTTTGCTTTTCAAGGTGGAGAGCCTACTTGTGCAGGCATTGATTTTTTCAGAAAATTTCATAGTTTTGTTGAAAAATATAATATCAATAATATAAATGTAAATTTTTCTCTTCAAACAAATGGTACTCTGATAAATAAGGACTGGATATCATTATTTAAAAAATATAATTATCTTATAGGTTTATCAATTGATGGAAATAAAGAAATTCATGATAAATTCAGACTTGATATTCAAGGAAATGGTACCTTTAGAAGAGTTTTAAAAACTGCCAAAGATTTCTCTAAATATGGAGTGGAATTCAATATTTTATGTGTAGTAAATAAAGCTGCTGCCAAAAATGGGAGGCTCATTTATAACTTCTTTAAAAATAATGGATTTAGATATTTCCAATTTATTCCATGTTTAGACAATTTTGAAGGAGGAGAAGAGGATTTCTCTCTGACTGCTGATGACTATGGAAAATTTCTTGATGAAACTTTTGATGAATGGTATAAAGATATTATTTCTGGAAAAAAAATAAGCATAAGATATTTTGATAATCTTATCAGAATGGTTCTTGGTCAGGAACCTGAAGCCTGTGATATGATTGGTCACTGTAACCTCAATGGAATCATAGAAGCTGATGGAAGTTTGTATCCCTGTGATTTTTATGTTTTAGATGAATATAAGCTTGGAAATGTAAATAATACTCCCATTGATGAATTATTCAAAAGTGATATAGAGAAAGAATTTTTAAAAACTTCTATAAATACAAATGATAAATGTAAAATATGTAGATACTTGAAATTGTGTCGTGGTGGCTGCAGAAGACATAAGCAAATAAATGAACAAGGAATTTTAGAAAATAGGTTTTGTTCCAGTTATATAAGTTTCTTTGATAAAAATAGTCCAAAACTTGTTAAAATAGCTGAATTTCTTTTAAAAAATCAATAGAAATATTGAGACTCTTTCAAAGGGTCTCTTTTATATTGGTAAAATCAAAAAATAGTGCATATATTTTCTTTTTTTCTATGTCAAATATATTTTTTCTGATATACTAATAATATTGATATTAAAAATAAAAAAATTTATATATAAGGAGAAATTAATTTTTATGAGTATCTTAGATGTAAGCAATGTTAGTCATGGATTTGGTTCAAGAAAAATCCTTGAAGATGCCTCTTTTCGTCTTCTAAAGGGAGAACATATTGGACTGGTAGGAGCCAATGGAGAGGGAAAAACTACTTTTTTAAATATAATCACTGGAAAGCTTCTTCCTGATGAGGGAAATATAACTTGGTGTAACCATATTACAACTGGATATCTTGATCAATACAGCACTCTTGAAAAAGGTAAAACTATCCGTGATATTCTTCGTTCAGCCTTTTCTCATATGTATGAACTAGAAAAAGAAATGTTAACTGCCTATGATAAGATGGCTGATTGTACTCCTGAAGAGATGGAAGCTCTTATAGAAGATGCTGGGGAAATTCAAAGTATATTGGAAAGTGGTGATTTTTATTCACTAGACTCTAAAATAGAAGAATATGCAGGTGGTCTTGGACTTGTTGACATTGGCCTTGATCGTGATGTTTCTGAGTTGTCAGGTGGGCAGAGAGCAAAAATACTTCTTGCTAAAGTTCTATTGGAAAATCCAATGATATTGATATTGGATGAGCCTACCAATTTCCTAGATGAAAATCATATTATCTGGCTGAAAAATTTTCTTCAAAACTATGAAAATGCTTTTATTCTTGTTTCTCATGATATTCCATTTTTAAATGATGTTGTAAATGTAATATATCATGTTGAAAATGCTGTACTTACTCGTTATTCTGGAGATTACTATCAATTCAGAGAAATGTATGAACTGAAAAAAAGACAGATAGAGCAGGCATTTAAAAAACAGCAGAAAGAAATAGCTCATCTTAAAGATTTTATTGCACGAAATAAAGCTCGGGTAGCTACTACAAATCTGGCAAAAGATCGTCAGAAGAAATTAGATAAAATGGATATAATTGAAATAGCTAAAGAAAAGATAAAACCTTCATTTGAATTTTTACCTGCTCGTACTCCAAGCCGTGAGGTTATTACTGCTGTAAATCTTGTAATAGGTTATGATGAACCTCTGACAGAACCTCTAAATTTTACAGTAGAGCGTAACCAAAAAATAGCTATAAAAGGAGTTAATGGACTGGGAAAATCTACTCTGTTAAAAACACTTCTTGGTATTATAAAACCAGTATCTGGAGAAGTTGAACATGGACAATTCCTTGAAATAGGATATTTTGAACAAGAGGAAGAATCGAGTAATGTTACTGCTTTAGATGAAATATGGAATGAATATCCAAGTATGACAAATAGGGAAGTAAGAGCAGCTCTTGCCAGATGCGGACTGACTACTGATCATATTACAAGCCAGATGCAGGTTCTCTCTGGAGGAGAAAATGCAAAAGTACGTATATGTAAGCTTATGCTTAGAGATATAAATCTATTGGTAATGGATGAGCCTACTAATCACCTGGATATAGATGCTAAAGAGGAATTGAAAAAAGCTATAAAAGAATTCAAAGGGACTGTACTTTTAGTAAGTCATGAGCCTGATTTTTATATGGATGTAATTACTGATGTATGGAATGTAGAAGACTGGACAACTAAGATAGTATAAAAATTATAAATAAAAATAAGCTCTTAGAATTATATAAAAATTCTGGAGCTTTTTATTTAAAAAATGACCAAGAGCTTTTATAACTCTTGATCATTTCATTTTATTTCTATTGTTCTAACAAACGAATTTTTGCAACAACTGGTACATGGTCACTTACTGCTGCCCAATTTATTCCATTCCAATTTTTATTTTTATTTGGAATTATTACCTCTTCTACAGCCCATTTCTGTCCTTTATAAGTTAAAATATGATCAATAGCAATAGCAGGATTAATAGCTGCCCAAGTACGATTATCTGCTTCTTTGTCCAAAACACTATTCCAATAACGATATAATTCATCCATTACAGGTGTTCCATCTACTTCATTAAAATCTCCAGCAAGTATTTTTATTCTAGATTCTATACTTGGAAAATCTGTTTTAATACTGGCAATAGTTACATTGTTAATTTCTCTAATCTGCTTTATTCTTACTGCTGGATCCTCTTTATAATCTAAATGAACAGCCATAAATAATACTGGCTCTGGAAAATTAGGTATTTCTACCTCTGCAACTATCAGTACATGTTGGCGCCCATCTCCTGGAACTGGCAGTAAAAAGTTTTGTGATTTTTTTACTGGATATTTAGATAATAATGCTGGACCAAATTCTCCACCTTCAAAATCGATAGCTTTTCCAAACACTGGATACATTTTAGTTTCTTTTGCTATAATAGCCAGTTGATCTTTATGACCACTACGTTCTGTATTAATATCTACTTCTGCTAAAGCTACAAAATCAGCTTTCATTGCTTTTATCGCTTTTCCTGTTTCTTCTGGTGAAGATACACGAGAAGCAGCTATATTATATGAAGCAACTGTTAATTCAAGCTGTTCTTTTCCTTTTAACTCTCTGTCTACAGTTCCTTCTTTTGTAGGAACTAGGACTTCAAAAGTAGTAGGTTTTTTCTCTCCAGCATTTAAAACAAGTGAACATAGTATTGCCCCTAAAATAACTAATTTTTTCATAATAACACCCCTATTTTATTTTAAATTTCTATGAAAATAACCCTAATATTAACCCTATACCTATAGTTGTCAGTATAAGTGTAATAGGTTTATATTTCTTGTTCAACATCCAAAACATTAGAAATGTATACATTAAAGGAAGTATATTTGGACATAATTTATCTATAACATCAGTTTGAATATTTAAAGCTTTTTCTCCCATTTTAAATATAAATGGTAATGAAAGTCTAACATATGATGCAATTAAACCACCTGATACAAAAATTCCTAAAATAGACATAGCTTTTTCTATATCTTTTGTTCCTGTTGTTAATTTATCTATAGCTCCTAAACCAAGTTTATAAGAATATTTTCCAAGATTAAATCTCACAAAAAACTGGCAGACATTAAATACAATTAATAAAACAAATGGCCCTAGTACATTTCCTTCCATTGATAGAGAGGCTCCAATACTTGCAGCAATTGGAAGAAGTGAAAAATGAAATAGTACATCACCTATTCCTCCCAAAGGTCCCATAAGAGCAATTTTTGTACTTCTTATAAGATTTGGATCTTCTTCTTTTTCTTCTAATGCTAACACAAGTCCCATCATAAATGATGCAAAATATGGATTTATATTAAAGAATTCCAAATGTCTTTTCATTGCTGCACTAAATTTTTCTTTTGTAGTGCATACTTTTTTTAATGCTGGCAGCATTCCAAAAAGGAACCCTCCCCCCTGCATTCTTTCATAATTAAATGATGCCTGAAGAAAAAATGATCTCCATGCCATTCTAGTAAGATCTTTGTCAGTTAATTTTCTTTCTGTTATATCTGTTCCTTTATTAAATGCCATCTTCAAAATCATCCTCCTCTTCAGGTGTAGTTGTTGGAACTACATATTGATTTTTAGTTATTCTATAATCATATATCACAAAACATATTCCCAATGTTGCTAAAGCTATTATAGGAAGCTTCAAGAAAGTAACAAATACAAAGCCTGTTATTAAGAATATCAATAAATCTTTTCTAAACATAGTTTTTAAAAGCATAGCAAATCCTACTGCTGGCATCAATCCTCCTGCTATTCCAAGACCTTTTAGGATCCATTTTGGAAGTGAATCTACTATTACTTGAGAAACCTCTGCTCCAAAATATATTGGTATAAAAGTAAGAACAAAGTAGAACATAAACAAAATGAATAGACATAAATAGTTTATATTAGCTATACCTCTATCATTCCCTTCTTCAGCAAATTTATCTGCTTTATGCATAAATCCTGAAAAGGCTGTTAATAAGAATGTAATAGCTGCTTGCATTGCTATTGCCACTGGCATTGCTACTCCAATAGCTGTTGTTGGCTCTTCCTTTGTAATTATAGCAAATGTAGTTCCTATTATTCCACCTACTACTACATTTGGTGGTTGTGCTCCCCCAACAGGAACCGCTCCAAGCCATATAAGTTCAAACATAGCTCCTGCTATAAGCCCTGTCTGAAGATCTCCCAATATCAAACCTACTATAGCACCACTTACCAATGGTCTATGAAAGTGTATCTTCATATTAAATAAATCTATTCCTCCTAATCCTGCTAATGCAGCAATTAGAATCATTTGTAATAAGCTCATCTTTCCTCCTTTAATTCTATTTTATTATTTCTAAAGTTCCCTTTTTAAAATTACCATATTTAGTCCAATCCCAACCGTAACTTTCCAATCTCTTTTTATAAAAAGGTGATATCATATATGGCTTTTCTTTTTGAGAAATAAGCTTTCCATCTTTTACTACTTCCTCTCCTCTTTCTGATAATTCATTTATCATGTATCCTCTCATTTTTTCCATTATTGATTTATAGCTATCATTCTTTGATAAATCTTTTAATTCATAGGGATCATTTTTTAAATCAAATAATTGTTCCTCATTCTTTTCTCTTCTTGGATACCATATATATTTATAATCTTCTGAAACAATGTATTGCATCTCATGATTTTCAGAGTAACAAGTTGAATGTTCTCCATGTACATACTTTCTTTCTATTTCTTCTCCCTTAATCAAGCTGAACATAGATTTTCCATCAATATCTTTTGGAATACTTTCTCCTAAAACATCTAATATTGTTGGAAAAATATCTTGCAGCTGAACTGGAATATTTACTTTTTTATTTTTTATAGAATTTCTCATATTTTTAGGAAGTACAACTAGCATAGGGATATGAGCTGAACCTTCAAAAGCATATGTCTTTCTCAATAAATTATGATCTCCCAGCATATCTCCATGATCTGAAGTAAATATTATTAGAGTATCATCTAAAAGTTTTTCTCTTTTTAATGCAAATAAAAATCTTCCTATTTGAGTATCTATATGAGTAATGCTTCCATAATATCCTGCTTTTGCTTTTTTTAACTCCTCATCACTTAGTTTTCTATTCCATGCATCAAGAGTAGTAACTTTTTGTTCGCATTCTTCTACCCATTCTCCCATTACTGGTTTAGGCAATTCCTTATCAGCATACATATTAAAATAAAATTCAGGAGGGTCATAAGGAGAGTGGGGTCTTGCAAAAGAAAGCTTTAAAAAAAATGGTCTGCTCGGATCTTTCTTTTTCAAAAATTTTATTCCCTCATTTACTGTCCAGTTAGTGGCATGTAAATATTCTGGAAGATGATATGGCCTTGCCCCCCAACCATTCCAATCTATTCCATGGTCAATTATTCCTACTTCTGCTGGTTTATTATTATCAAACCATTCTTTATAATCTGAAGTGAAATCTGGATCTTTTATTCTTCCAGATTCATCCAAAATAGTTTGATGGAAGCCATTAAGCGATCTTTGAGGATAAAAATGCATTTTCCCTATGCCTACTGTAAGATAGTTTAATTTTGATAAACAGCCTGGAATAGTAGTTTCAAAGTTTACCCCCATTTCTAATTGATTTCCTCCCATCCCCAAAATTCCTGTTTTCCATGGTTTTTTTCCTGTAATAAGAGAAGCTCTTGCAGGAACACATGATGGTGATGGAGTATAAGCTTTAGTGAAAACAGTTCCTTCCTCAGCTAACCAGTCTAAACAAGGTGTCTCTATAACATCATTTCCATAACATCTCAATGTATCAAATCTCTGTTGATCTGTCATTATCAAAAGAATATTTGGCTTTTTCTTATATTCCATCACTATCACTTTCCTCAGATAATTCTTCAACTATCTTAAAAATTCCCATTCCATTTTTACTTTCTTCTAATATTCTTTCAATGTCTATTTCATCTTCTCTGGAATCTATTGCTTCAAATAACATAGCCATGTTCAATCCTGCAAAAACATGAACATTACTATATTTTGTTGAAATCATTGCAGCTTCATTAAATGGAGTTCCTCCCAATATATCTGTAAAAATTAAAACTCCCTTTTCTCCAATTTCTTTTACTACTTTTTCTATATTTTCAGAAAGTTCTATATTTGTCATTCCTTCTTTAAAATCTATAAATACAGTTTTTTCTTGTTCGCCCATAATTAATCTCATTGTGCTTTCTATTCCAGAGGCAAAATTCCCATGTCCAGTAACTATAATTCCCTTCATAATTTTTCTCCTAGTCTATGTATTTAAATATATCTTCTTTTTGTTCATTTGGTACTCTCTGAGCTTCAATAACAACGCCTAGTTTTCTAAGTTCCTTAAAAGTATTTATATCATCTTCATCTACACATATTGCTTTTGTAATCTGCTTCTTTCCTACTGCCATATGCATATTTCCTATATTCAATACCTTTATTGGCACTCCCCCTTTTACTAATTTGAGAACATCTTGTGGAGTTTCCACTATCAAAGCTATCAGTTGTCTTGGTGCAGCTTTATGTATAATATCACATGTTTTTTGAATAGAGAAATATCTAATCTGTGTTCCAGTAGAAACTGCAAGATTCATTAACCCCTGTCTTGTTTTATTTTCTGCTATTTCATCATGAGGAACTATTATAAGATTTGCCCCTGCATGCTGAATCCAAGCTGTTACTACCTGCCCATGAACTAATCTGTTGTCTATTCTTGTCAGTACTATATTTGGCTCTGCCATTTTATTGATCCTCCTCTTCCATATTATATTTTATTGTAAATTCAAATCTGTCTCCTCTCACTATTCCTTTGGAATACTCAACTATATCTTTTCCCATAAAAAGTTTTCTTTCTATAAGAATTCCTAGACTTCCTTCTGGAACATTTAAATATTCAGCTTCTATTTTATTGACTAAACAAGGTTTTATTTTCTGCTCAGCTTTCAAAAATCTAAAGTCACATTTTTCTCTCAATATTTCATAAAGAGGTTTTTTTTTCAATATTTCTTTTGTGAGATCTGCAACTATTCTTTTGGGTATTATTGTTTGGCTATACATTAGAGGTTCTTCATCAGCATATTTAATTCTTTCAATTTCATAAACTTGTGTTCTCTCACTGTAAATTCCATAAATATCATCTTCTTTTTCTTCAAAATTAACTACTTTCCCTGTAGGTGTCTTTCCTCTTTTCTTCATTTCTTCAGTAAAACTGTAAAATTTATTTATTACTTGATCTAATATCGGGATATTGACATATGTTCCATCTCCTATTCTTCTAATAATTAGATTTTCTCTTTCCAATTCATCTAAGGCTTTTCGAATAGGTGTTCTGCTCATATTAAATATCTGCATCAATTCTCTTTCTGAAGGAATAACATCTCCGCTTTTTAACTCACCTTTTAAAA
Protein-coding regions in this window:
- a CDS encoding arylsulfatase, with the translated sequence MEYKKKPNILLIMTDQQRFDTLRCYGNDVIETPCLDWLAEEGTVFTKAYTPSPSCVPARASLITGKKPWKTGILGMGGNQLEMGVNFETTIPGCLSKLNYLTVGIGKMHFYPQRSLNGFHQTILDESGRIKDPDFTSDYKEWFDNNKPAEVGIIDHGIDWNGWGARPYHLPEYLHATNWTVNEGIKFLKKKDPSRPFFLKLSFARPHSPYDPPEFYFNMYADKELPKPVMGEWVEECEQKVTTLDAWNRKLSDEELKKAKAGYYGSITHIDTQIGRFLFALKREKLLDDTLIIFTSDHGDMLGDHNLLRKTYAFEGSAHIPMLVVLPKNMRNSIKNKKVNIPVQLQDIFPTILDVLGESIPKDIDGKSMFSLIKGEEIERKYVHGEHSTCYSENHEMQYIVSEDYKYIWYPRREKNEEQLFDLKNDPYELKDLSKNDSYKSIMEKMRGYMINELSERGEEVVKDGKLISQKEKPYMISPFYKKRLESYGWDWTKYGNFKKGTLEIIK
- a CDS encoding ABC-F family ATP-binding cassette domain-containing protein; translation: MSILDVSNVSHGFGSRKILEDASFRLLKGEHIGLVGANGEGKTTFLNIITGKLLPDEGNITWCNHITTGYLDQYSTLEKGKTIRDILRSAFSHMYELEKEMLTAYDKMADCTPEEMEALIEDAGEIQSILESGDFYSLDSKIEEYAGGLGLVDIGLDRDVSELSGGQRAKILLAKVLLENPMILILDEPTNFLDENHIIWLKNFLQNYENAFILVSHDIPFLNDVVNVIYHVENAVLTRYSGDYYQFREMYELKKRQIEQAFKKQQKEIAHLKDFIARNKARVATTNLAKDRQKKLDKMDIIEIAKEKIKPSFEFLPARTPSREVITAVNLVIGYDEPLTEPLNFTVERNQKIAIKGVNGLGKSTLLKTLLGIIKPVSGEVEHGQFLEIGYFEQEEESSNVTALDEIWNEYPSMTNREVRAALARCGLTTDHITSQMQVLSGGENAKVRICKLMLRDINLLVMDEPTNHLDIDAKEELKKAIKEFKGTVLLVSHEPDFYMDVITDVWNVEDWTTKIV
- a CDS encoding PTS system mannose/fructose/sorbose family transporter subunit IID, giving the protein MAFNKGTDITERKLTDKDLTRMAWRSFFLQASFNYERMQGGGFLFGMLPALKKVCTTKEKFSAAMKRHLEFFNINPYFASFMMGLVLALEEKEEDPNLIRSTKIALMGPLGGIGDVLFHFSLLPIAASIGASLSMEGNVLGPFVLLIVFNVCQFFVRFNLGKYSYKLGLGAIDKLTTGTKDIEKAMSILGIFVSGGLIASYVRLSLPFIFKMGEKALNIQTDVIDKLCPNILPLMYTFLMFWMLNKKYKPITLILTTIGIGLILGLFS
- a CDS encoding anaerobic sulfatase maturase — protein: MKNLNLLIKPASSSCNLRCRYCFYHDIADNRKIPNYGIMNDTTLENMVRNAFQTAENSLNFAFQGGEPTCAGIDFFRKFHSFVEKYNINNINVNFSLQTNGTLINKDWISLFKKYNYLIGLSIDGNKEIHDKFRLDIQGNGTFRRVLKTAKDFSKYGVEFNILCVVNKAAAKNGRLIYNFFKNNGFRYFQFIPCLDNFEGGEEDFSLTADDYGKFLDETFDEWYKDIISGKKISIRYFDNLIRMVLGQEPEACDMIGHCNLNGIIEADGSLYPCDFYVLDEYKLGNVNNTPIDELFKSDIEKEFLKTSINTNDKCKICRYLKLCRGGCRRHKQINEQGILENRFCSSYISFFDKNSPKLVKIAEFLLKNQ
- a CDS encoding sigma-54 interaction domain-containing protein, with translation MEISLLDIKEHVKKYASAISNLINVDVGVVDKNMMRVTGTGLYKNIEGVSALGSVYKNSLKTGKTNIIENPRQHDLCTECLDKNKCREKLEIATPIYCRDEIVGVIGLVCFSDKQKKKILSDIDSYLNFTKQIAEFIGIKFYEYQENLMQKDRESTLNTIIDNISKGVIISDCNDVIIKINNIAITKLKLKSDVLGKTMKLVSQNDYLMNEEVFNMVIENEEYNVAGKIIPLKSFNKTRSNAFVFEDVKKISRNILEITSSDNMITLENIHGTSAATQYLKENIQKIANTNSTVLITGESGTGKELVARSLHSHGNRRNKPFVVINCSAIPDTLLESELFGYVKGAFTGASQNGRMGKFELANTGVIFLDEIGDMPLYLQAKILRVIQEKKIERIGSNKSIDLDIKIIAATNVDLEKKIMEQKFRGDLYYRLNVIPIKLLPLRERKEDILPIINSLIDKYNKLSDKYVHSIDDDVKRALIKYEWPGNVRELENVMELMINMSGSNGIISSDLLPENILHHYDNISSSIDELLINDKLELEDFEKIEKMYIEKSLKKYGDDTESKKYIADKMNIGLTTLYRKMKKYDIK
- a CDS encoding GntR family transcriptional regulator → MRKDKSNIIYKKIKRDILKGELKSGDVIPSERELMQIFNMSRTPIRKALDELERENLIIRRIGDGTYVNIPILDQVINKFYSFTEEMKKRGKTPTGKVVNFEEKEDDIYGIYSERTQVYEIERIKYADEEPLMYSQTIIPKRIVADLTKEILKKKPLYEILREKCDFRFLKAEQKIKPCLVNKIEAEYLNVPEGSLGILIERKLFMGKDIVEYSKGIVRGDRFEFTIKYNMEEEDQ
- the agaV gene encoding PTS N-acetylgalactosamine transporter subunit IIB produces the protein MAEPNIVLTRIDNRLVHGQVVTAWIQHAGANLIIVPHDEIAENKTRQGLMNLAVSTGTQIRYFSIQKTCDIIHKAAPRQLIALIVETPQDVLKLVKGGVPIKVLNIGNMHMAVGKKQITKAICVDEDDINTFKELRKLGVVIEAQRVPNEQKEDIFKYID
- the agaW gene encoding PTS N-acetylgalactosamine transporter subunit IIC encodes the protein MSLLQMILIAALAGLGGIDLFNMKIHFHRPLVSGAIVGLILGDLQTGLIAGAMFELIWLGAVPVGGAQPPNVVVGGIIGTTFAIITKEEPTTAIGVAMPVAIAMQAAITFLLTAFSGFMHKADKFAEEGNDRGIANINYLCLFILFMFYFVLTFIPIYFGAEVSQVIVDSLPKWILKGLGIAGGLMPAVGFAMLLKTMFRKDLLIFLITGFVFVTFLKLPIIALATLGICFVIYDYRITKNQYVVPTTTPEEEDDFEDGI
- a CDS encoding endonuclease/exonuclease/phosphatase family protein — its product is MKKLVILGAILCSLVLNAGEKKPTTFEVLVPTKEGTVDRELKGKEQLELTVASYNIAASRVSSPEETGKAIKAMKADFVALAEVDINTERSGHKDQLAIIAKETKMYPVFGKAIDFEGGEFGPALLSKYPVKKSQNFLLPVPGDGRQHVLIVAEVEIPNFPEPVLFMAVHLDYKEDPAVRIKQIREINNVTIASIKTDFPSIESRIKILAGDFNEVDGTPVMDELYRYWNSVLDKEADNRTWAAINPAIAIDHILTYKGQKWAVEEVIIPNKNKNWNGINWAAVSDHVPVVAKIRLLEQ
- a CDS encoding PTS sugar transporter subunit IIA; protein product: MKGIIVTGHGNFASGIESTMRLIMGEQEKTVFIDFKEGMTNIELSENIEKVVKEIGEKGVLIFTDILGGTPFNEAAMISTKYSNVHVFAGLNMAMLFEAIDSREDEIDIERILEESKNGMGIFKIVEELSEESDSDGI